The following are from one region of the Juglans regia cultivar Chandler chromosome 10, Walnut 2.0, whole genome shotgun sequence genome:
- the LOC109001848 gene encoding proline-rich receptor-like protein kinase PERK1 isoform X1, with protein MSGHLAAITAGAAGAVALVGIVIFFIWLCLSRKRTPTRTSETGSSDPSVQVERNVGFELSFRETRRFEMEELSLSTKQFSDKNLIGQGKFGEVYKGLLNDGMLVAIKKRPGAPSQEFINEVLYLAPIRHRNLVTLLGYCQEKNQQFLIYEYIPNGSVSSHLYGTGQHSPEKLEFKNRVSIALGAAKGLAHLHSLSPRLIHKDFKTSNVLVVDKNFTAKVADAGLRNFLGRVDIAGPSSQVTADEIFLAPEVREFGRFSEKSDVYSFGVFLVELVSGREASESPSFDSNQNLVEWVCNCVRTILIRCSCTKVQNNQEDGTFSNIIDQRLEATFTAEGMEEVIKLIVRCVEASSERRPAMSYVVMELDRILEKEMSLTGEGTPTVTLGSQLFRATK; from the exons ATGTCAGGTCATCTTGCAGCAATAACAGCAGGTGCTGCAGGAGCGGTGGCATTGGTGGGGATAGTTATCTTCTTCATATGGCTCTGCCTATCTCGCAAAAGAACCCCTACAAGAACTTCAGAGACAGGGTCCTCTGATCCGTCTGTTCAAG TGGAAAGAAATGTTGGTTTTGAGCTGTCCTTTCGTGAAACAAGGCGTTTTGAGATGGAAGAATTGTCTCTTTCCAcaaaacaatttagtgataaaAACCTAATCGGGCAAGGAAAGTTTGGGGAGGTATATAAGGGTTTGCTTAATGATGGGATGCTAGTGGCTATCAAAAAGCGACCTGGAGCACCTAGCCAGGAATTTATCAACGAG GTACTCTACCTTGCACCTATTCGGCACCGGAATCTTGTGACTCTGTTGGGCTATTGCCAGGAAAAAAATCAACAGTTTCTCATTTATGAATACATACCAAATGGAAGCGTTTCCAGTCACTTGTATG GCACTGGTCAACATTCACCTGAAAAGTTAGAATTCAAGAATAGAGTTTCAATTGCTCTAGGGGCAGCTAAAG GTTTGGCTCATCTTCACTCCCTAAGTCCGCGTTTGATACATAAGGATTTCAAGACATCCAATGTCCTCGTTGTAGATAAAAATTTTACAGCTAAGGTTGCAGATGCAGGACTTCGTaatttccttggaagagttgaTATTGCTGGCCCATCTTCTCAAGTGACAGCAGATGAGATATTCCTCGCCCCAGA AGTGCGAGAGTTCGGTCGATTTTCTGAAAAGAGTGATGTGTACAGTTTTGGAGTATTCCTCGTGGAATTAGTAAGCGGGAGGGAAGCATCGGAATCGCCTTCTTTTGACTCAAATCAGAACCTGGTTGAATGGGTATGCAATTGTGTTCGTACAATATTGATACGCTGTTCATGCACCAAG GTACAAAACAATCAAGAAGATGGCACCTTTTCCAACATCATTGATCAAAGATTAGAGGCTACTTTTACAGCTGAAGGTATGGAAGAGGTTATAAAACTGATAGTCCGATGTGTGGAAGCTTCGAGTGAGAGGCGGCCTGCCATGAGCTATGTGGTAATGGAACTTGATCGGATACTCGAGAAAGAGATGAGCTTAACGGGCGAAGGAACCCCAACAGTGACCCTCGGAAGCCAGTTATTCCGAGCTACAAAATAA
- the LOC109001846 gene encoding potassium transporter 4: protein MEPESGIPTPRSTSPLSWVNLSKNLILAYQSFGVVYGDLSTSPLYVYASTLQKHQNEEAIFGAFSLIFWTLTLIPLLKYVFIVLSADDNGEGGTFALYSLLCRHAKFSLLPNQQAADEELSAYKYGPSSQAAASSPLKRFLEKHKRLRTALLLVVLFGACMVVGDGVLTPAISVLSSVSGLQVTEEKLTNGEVLLIACVILVGLFALQHCGTHKVAFIFAPVVIIWLVSIFSIGLYNTLHWNPKIVRAFSPHYIIKFFSENGKDGWISLGGILLSITGTEAMFADLGHFTALSIRLAFAFVIYPCLVVQYMGQAAFLSKNPESIPKSFYDSIPEPVFWPIFVIATLAAIVGSQAVITATFSIIKQCHALGCFPRVKVVHTSKHIYGQIYIPEINWILMVLTLAITIGFQDTTIIGNAYGLACMTVMFITTFLMSLVTIFVWQKSVLLAAAFLFFFWFIEGVYLSSAFIKVPQGGWVPLVLSFIFMIIMYVWHYGTRKKYTFDLHNKVSLKWLLGLGPSLGIVRVPGIGLIYSELATGVPAIFSHFVTNLPAFHNVLVFVCVKSVPVPYVSPEERFLIGRICPRPYRMYRCIVRYGYKDIQRDNGDFENQLIQSIAEFIQMEAVEPQFSSSESSSFDGRMAVISTRTLQSSSSLIVSEQEDVGVSNSIQSSKSLTLQSLRSIYDEENPQIRRRHVRFHLPPNSVMDPAVREELMDLIRAKEAGVAYILGHSYVKARRSSSILKKLVIDIGYSFLRKNCRGPAVALNIPHISLIEVGMIYYV from the exons ATGGAGCCAGAGTCTGGAATTCCGACTCCTCGAAGCACTTCcccg CTTTCGTGGGTGAATCTATCGAAGAACCTAATATTAGCTTATCAAAGCTTTGGTGTGGTATACGGAGATTTGAGCACTTCACCTCTGTATGTTTATGCTAGCACATTGCAGAAGCATCAAAATGAGGAAgcaatatttggtgcattttctttaattttctggaCGCTGACATTGATACCCTTGCTCAAATACGTCTTTATTGTGCTGAGTGCAGATGACAACGGTGAAG GTGGGACGTTTGCTCTTTACTCGCTACTTTGCAGGCATGCAAAGTTTAGCTTACTTCCCAATCAACAAGCAGCTGATGAGGAGCTCTCAGCCTATAAATATGGCCCCTCATCACAGGCCGCAGCCTCTTCCCCACTTAAGAGATTTTTGGAGAAGCATAAAAGGCTGCGAACAGCCCTACTTCTTGTGGTACTATTTGGTGCTTGCATGGTTGTAGGGGATGGAGTGCTTACTCCTGCAATTTCAG TTCTATCATCGGTGTCAGGACTACAAGTTACAGAAGAGAAGTTAACTAATG GTGAAGTCCTCTTGATTGCCTGTGTCATATTGGTGGGCCTGTTTGCTCTCCAACATTGTGGCACCCACAAAGTAGCATTTATTTTTGCACCGGTTGTGATCATCTGGTTGGTATCCATTTTTTCCATTGGGCTGTACAACACTCTTCATTGGAATCCAAAGATTGTGCGTGCATTTTCCCCACATTATATTATCAAGTTTTTTAGTGAGAATGGTAAAGATGGCTGGATTTCTCTTGGAGGGATTCTTCTTTCTATAACTG GTACTGAAGCTATGTTTGCAGATCTTGGTCATTTCACTGCCTTGTCAATAAGG CTCGCATTTGCATTTGTTATATACCCTTGTTTGGTAGTGCAATACATGGGTCAAGCTGCTTTCCTTTCAAAAAATCCGGAATCCATTCCTAAAAGTTTTTATGACTCAATTCCTG AACCTGTATTCTGGCCTATCTTTGTTATTGCCACCCTTGCAGCAATTGTTGGGAGTCAGGCTGTTATTACTGCTACTTTCTCCATCATCAAGCAATGTCATGCCCTTGGTTGCTTTCCCCGAGTCAAAGTTGTGCACACCTCAAAGCACATATATGGGCAGATCTACATCCCAGAAATAAACTGGATACTCATGGTCCTTACTCTTGCCATAACTATTGGATTTCAAGACACAACTATAATCGGAAATGCTTATG GACTTGCCTGCATGACAGTTATGTTCATCACAACATTTCTCATGTCGCTTGTCACAATCTTCGTTTGGCAGAAAAGTGTTTTGCTGGCTGCAgcattccttttcttcttctggtTTATTGAGGGTGTATACTTGTCATCAGCTTTTATAAAAGTGCCTCAGGGAGGATGGGTTCCCCTTGTGCTTTCATTTATCTTTATGATCATTATGTATGTCTGGCATTATGGGACTCGCAAGAAGTACACTTTTGATCTTCACAATAAAGTTTCACTAAAATGGTTACTTGGCCTGGGCCCCAGCCTCGGTATTGTTCGTGTGCCTGGGATAGGCCTCATATACTCAGAACTGGCGACAGGAGTCCCTGCAATATTTTCCCACTTTGTGACAAACCTCCCTGCATTTCATAACGTCTTAGTTTTTGTTTGTGTCAAATCAGTTCCAGTTCCTTATGTCTCACCTGAAGAACGTTTTCTCATAGGCCGGATTTGCCCGAGACCATATCGCATGTATAGGTGCATAGTGAGGTATGGTTATAAGGACATTCAGCGAGACAATGGGGACTTTGAGAATCAGCTCATACAAAGCATTGCGGAGTTCATCCAGATGGAAGCAGTAGAACCACAGTTCTCAAGCTCTGAGAGTTCATCATTTGACGGGCGAATGGCTGTTATAAGTACCAGAACTCTGCAATCAAGCTCAAGCCTAATTGTATCTGAGCAAGAGGATGTTGGAGTGAGCAACTCCATCCAAAGCAGCAAGTCTCTAACCCTCCAGAGTTTGCGATCTATTTATGACGAAGAGAACCCACAAATCAGGAGACGCCATGTGAGATTTCACTTACCCCCAAACTCTGTGATGGATCCTGCTGTTAGGGAAGAACTAATGGATTTGATTCGGGCAAAGGAAGCAGGGGTTGCATATATCCTGGGACACTCATATGTGAAGGCAAGGAGATCTTCATCGATCTTGAAAAAGCTTGTGATCGATATTGGGTATTCATTTCTTCGGAAGAATTGCAGGGGCCCTGCTGTGGCGCTTAACATTCCTCACATTAGTCTTATTGAAGTTGGCATGATATACTATGTCTAG
- the LOC109001823 gene encoding uncharacterized protein LOC109001823 encodes MACGFRKLWLKRNKWVFEGKFESPKAILTPARSDLEEFMKANEKTSEPSAGAVVVNRDTRWQRPRSNTYKANWDAAFDVKKMKMAAGMVMRDSEVELIASLSMPKFYVGSAKLAEIHALWRYVAFCSEVGLDAVTFEGDALSVIREGQHLEENLAWHGQMIEDIKQVLSERPNWKIQYVPREGNRATHKLARFALQYEEEIVWIEEGPN; translated from the coding sequence ATGGCTTGTGGGTTCAGAAAGCTTTggcttaaaagaaataaatgggtGTTTGAAGGCAAGTTTGAAAGTCCAAAGGCAATATTGACTCCTGCTAGAAGTGATCTAGAAGAATTTATGAAAGCTAATGAAAAAACTAGTGAACCCAGTGCAGGTGCAGTGGTGGTTAATAGAGATACAAGATGGCAAAGACCAAGAAGTAATACCTAtaaagcaaattgggatgcTGCATTTGATgtaaagaagatgaaaatggcagCTGGAATGGTCATGAGGGATTCTGAAGTAGAACTAATAGCCTCATTGAGTATGCCTAAATTTTATGTGGGAAGTGCAAAACTTGCTGAAATTCATGCTTTATGGAGATATGTGGCTTTTTGCTCTGAGGTTGGACTAGATGCGGTTACCTTTGAAGGTGATGCATTGTCAGTTATAAGAGAGGGTCAGCACCTTGAAGAGAATTTGGCATGGCACGGACAGATGATCGAGGATATTAAGCAGGTTCTCAGTGAAAGACCAAATTGGAAAATACAGTATGTTCCAAGAGAAGGCAATAGGGCTACACACAAATTAGCCAGATTCGCTCTTCAGTATGAGGAGGAGATTGTTTGGATAGAAGAGGGACCAAATTGA
- the LOC109001848 gene encoding proline-rich receptor-like protein kinase PERK1 isoform X2, producing MSGHLAAITAGAAGAVALVGIVIFFIWLCLSRKRTPTRTSETGSSDPSVQVERNVGFELSFRETRRFEMEELSLSTKQFSDKNLIGQGKFGEVYKGLLNDGMLVAIKKRPGAPSQEFINEVLYLAPIRHRNLVTLLGYCQEKNQQFLIYEYIPNGSVSSHLYGTGQHSPEKLEFKNRVSIALGAAKGLAHLHSLSPRLIHKDFKTSNVLVVDKNFTAKVADAGLRNFLGRVDIAGPSSQVTADEIFLAPEVREFGRFSEKSDVYSFGVFLVELVSGREASESPSFDSNQNLVEWVQNNQEDGTFSNIIDQRLEATFTAEGMEEVIKLIVRCVEASSERRPAMSYVVMELDRILEKEMSLTGEGTPTVTLGSQLFRATK from the exons ATGTCAGGTCATCTTGCAGCAATAACAGCAGGTGCTGCAGGAGCGGTGGCATTGGTGGGGATAGTTATCTTCTTCATATGGCTCTGCCTATCTCGCAAAAGAACCCCTACAAGAACTTCAGAGACAGGGTCCTCTGATCCGTCTGTTCAAG TGGAAAGAAATGTTGGTTTTGAGCTGTCCTTTCGTGAAACAAGGCGTTTTGAGATGGAAGAATTGTCTCTTTCCAcaaaacaatttagtgataaaAACCTAATCGGGCAAGGAAAGTTTGGGGAGGTATATAAGGGTTTGCTTAATGATGGGATGCTAGTGGCTATCAAAAAGCGACCTGGAGCACCTAGCCAGGAATTTATCAACGAG GTACTCTACCTTGCACCTATTCGGCACCGGAATCTTGTGACTCTGTTGGGCTATTGCCAGGAAAAAAATCAACAGTTTCTCATTTATGAATACATACCAAATGGAAGCGTTTCCAGTCACTTGTATG GCACTGGTCAACATTCACCTGAAAAGTTAGAATTCAAGAATAGAGTTTCAATTGCTCTAGGGGCAGCTAAAG GTTTGGCTCATCTTCACTCCCTAAGTCCGCGTTTGATACATAAGGATTTCAAGACATCCAATGTCCTCGTTGTAGATAAAAATTTTACAGCTAAGGTTGCAGATGCAGGACTTCGTaatttccttggaagagttgaTATTGCTGGCCCATCTTCTCAAGTGACAGCAGATGAGATATTCCTCGCCCCAGA AGTGCGAGAGTTCGGTCGATTTTCTGAAAAGAGTGATGTGTACAGTTTTGGAGTATTCCTCGTGGAATTAGTAAGCGGGAGGGAAGCATCGGAATCGCCTTCTTTTGACTCAAATCAGAACCTGGTTGAATGG GTACAAAACAATCAAGAAGATGGCACCTTTTCCAACATCATTGATCAAAGATTAGAGGCTACTTTTACAGCTGAAGGTATGGAAGAGGTTATAAAACTGATAGTCCGATGTGTGGAAGCTTCGAGTGAGAGGCGGCCTGCCATGAGCTATGTGGTAATGGAACTTGATCGGATACTCGAGAAAGAGATGAGCTTAACGGGCGAAGGAACCCCAACAGTGACCCTCGGAAGCCAGTTATTCCGAGCTACAAAATAA
- the LOC109001848 gene encoding proline-rich receptor-like protein kinase PERK1 isoform X3 — MSGHLAAITAGAAGAVALVGIVIFFIWLCLSRKRTPTRTSETGSSDPSVQVERNVGFELSFRETRRFEMEELSLSTKQFSDKNLIGQGKFGEVYKGLLNDGMLVAIKKRPGAPSQEFINEEKNQQFLIYEYIPNGSVSSHLYGTGQHSPEKLEFKNRVSIALGAAKGLAHLHSLSPRLIHKDFKTSNVLVVDKNFTAKVADAGLRNFLGRVDIAGPSSQVTADEIFLAPEVREFGRFSEKSDVYSFGVFLVELVSGREASESPSFDSNQNLVEWVCNCVRTILIRCSCTKVQNNQEDGTFSNIIDQRLEATFTAEGMEEVIKLIVRCVEASSERRPAMSYVVMELDRILEKEMSLTGEGTPTVTLGSQLFRATK; from the exons ATGTCAGGTCATCTTGCAGCAATAACAGCAGGTGCTGCAGGAGCGGTGGCATTGGTGGGGATAGTTATCTTCTTCATATGGCTCTGCCTATCTCGCAAAAGAACCCCTACAAGAACTTCAGAGACAGGGTCCTCTGATCCGTCTGTTCAAG TGGAAAGAAATGTTGGTTTTGAGCTGTCCTTTCGTGAAACAAGGCGTTTTGAGATGGAAGAATTGTCTCTTTCCAcaaaacaatttagtgataaaAACCTAATCGGGCAAGGAAAGTTTGGGGAGGTATATAAGGGTTTGCTTAATGATGGGATGCTAGTGGCTATCAAAAAGCGACCTGGAGCACCTAGCCAGGAATTTATCAACGAG GAAAAAAATCAACAGTTTCTCATTTATGAATACATACCAAATGGAAGCGTTTCCAGTCACTTGTATG GCACTGGTCAACATTCACCTGAAAAGTTAGAATTCAAGAATAGAGTTTCAATTGCTCTAGGGGCAGCTAAAG GTTTGGCTCATCTTCACTCCCTAAGTCCGCGTTTGATACATAAGGATTTCAAGACATCCAATGTCCTCGTTGTAGATAAAAATTTTACAGCTAAGGTTGCAGATGCAGGACTTCGTaatttccttggaagagttgaTATTGCTGGCCCATCTTCTCAAGTGACAGCAGATGAGATATTCCTCGCCCCAGA AGTGCGAGAGTTCGGTCGATTTTCTGAAAAGAGTGATGTGTACAGTTTTGGAGTATTCCTCGTGGAATTAGTAAGCGGGAGGGAAGCATCGGAATCGCCTTCTTTTGACTCAAATCAGAACCTGGTTGAATGGGTATGCAATTGTGTTCGTACAATATTGATACGCTGTTCATGCACCAAG GTACAAAACAATCAAGAAGATGGCACCTTTTCCAACATCATTGATCAAAGATTAGAGGCTACTTTTACAGCTGAAGGTATGGAAGAGGTTATAAAACTGATAGTCCGATGTGTGGAAGCTTCGAGTGAGAGGCGGCCTGCCATGAGCTATGTGGTAATGGAACTTGATCGGATACTCGAGAAAGAGATGAGCTTAACGGGCGAAGGAACCCCAACAGTGACCCTCGGAAGCCAGTTATTCCGAGCTACAAAATAA
- the LOC109001847 gene encoding uncharacterized protein LOC109001847 produces the protein MERDACFHCNQRGHWIKNCPFKNPDEKFEPSSATVSLPTSSSSNDFDLPLIRCRCGHDCLVLTSGTERNPGRKFYTCPGVNGSKCRFFKWCDEVKNGETSKSPQSVYPRCSCGAGVCRRNTLQVGPNAGRSYFVCPIKKGHGACLFHQWEGTQEVITINDLLEECKLDVFAKSTSKSLAGGLGDLSIEHSERIMFESLEMDNPQHQSPSFVAIDGHFENEQEPLVGSGGHDKTFDVSNPAKYIDLSHVEASSTLQDLVLLGAELRDPIVKKTLLMSHATTGAEIHCRETEFWMQITSARDNSTKGYAGQILGHHVLGWWGRLAFLPSRCLSVPPTGPFFCCVFPSFDPTYVQNKNVFNNEGFTDLPHSLSIADFDKPSPQISGRDTPALSNVSWELSNPKSSPPIFEGSTTSHLEVLEQTLVYVQNQLITSLQSMDPLKHESMTQAAKATFDVLDRLLVDYTPFRERVRKFIDQASSLADMERSATNEHSLQELIEQYHCEKVGYEDICHIHAETVSSLMASSQRILSLREEASCVRDLLLRVENQLSSCEAEKKVLETRAGEICKDMLRSQKSLQTLSEAMKLCLRREQERNAAKAALEMARLELGM, from the exons ATGGAAAGGGACGCCTGCTTCCACTGCAATCAGCGAGGCCACTGGATCAAAAATTGCCCTTTCAAGAACCCCGATGAGAAATTTGAGCCCTCCTCTGCCACTGTTAGCCTCCCCACCTCCTCTTCTTCCAACGATTTTGATCTGCCCCTCATTCGATGCCGTTGTGGCCACGATTGCCTTGTTCTGACTTCCGGCACTGAGAGGAATCCCGGGAGGAAGTTCTACACGTGCCCTGGCGTTAAC GGTAGCAAATGTCggttttttaagtggtgtgacGAAGTGAAAAATGGTGAAACTAGCAAGTCTCCTCAGTCGGTGTACCCTCGGTGTTCTTGTGGCGCTGGAGTCTGTCGAAGGAACACGTTGCAAGTTGGGCCAAATGCGGGTCGAAGCTACTTTGTTTGCCCAATCAAGAAG GGACATGGAGCTTGTCTTTTCCACCAGTGGGAGGGTACCCAAGAAGTTATCACAATAAATGACCTTTTAGAAGAATGCAAACTCGACGTATTTGCAAAGTCTACTTCAAAAAGCTTGGCCGGTGGTTTGGGTGATTTGAGTATTGAGCATTCAGAAAGGATAATGTTTGAGTCACTGGAGATGGACAATCCTCAACATCAGTCCCCCAGTTTTGTGGCTATAGATGGACATTTTGAGAATGAACAAGAACCCCTCGTAGGGAGTGGGGGACATGACAAAACATTTGATGTTTCAAACCCTGCAAAGTATATCGACCTATCACATGTTGAGGCCTCTTCAACTCTCCAAGACCTAGTATTGTTGGGGGCTGAATTGAGGGATCCCATTGTGAAGAAAACACTCCTAATGTCCCATGCAACAACTGGGGCTGAGATTCATTGTCGAGAGACAGAGTTCTGGATGCAGATCACCTCTGCTAGAGACAACTCTACAAAAG GTTATGCAGGTCAAATTTTAGGTCATCATGTTCTGGGTTGGTGGGGCCGGCTCGCTTTCCTTCCTTCTCGATGCTTATCAGTTCCTCCAACTGGGCCTTTCTTTTGCT GCGTTTTCCCTTCTTTTGATCCCACCTATGTTCAGAACAAAAATGTGTTCAATAACGAAGGCTTTACTGACCTGCCTCATAGTCTTTCAATTGCTGATTTTGACAAGCCATCGCCACAAATATCTGGTCGGGATACTCCAGCTTTGAGTAATGTTTCTTGGGAGTTGTCAAACCCCAAAAGTTCTCCCCCTATATTTGAAGGCAGCACAACATCACATTTGGAGGTGCTCGAGCAGACATTGGTGTATGTTCAAAATCAGCTAATTACCAGTCTTCAGTCCATGGATCCACTTAAACATGAGTCCATGACACAGGCAGCGAAAGCAACTTTTGATGTTTTGGATCGACTATTAGTTGATTATACACCTTTTCGTGAGCGTGTGAGGAAATTCATAGACCAGGCATCATCACTCGCTGATATGGAACGTTCAGCCACCAATGAACATTCCTTGCAAGAGTTGATTGAGCAGTACCATTGTGAGAAAGTTGGGTACGAGGATATTTGTCACATCCATGCCGAAACAGTGTCCTCTCTAATGGCCTCCAGTCAACGCATTCTATCACTCCGTGAAGAGGCTTCTTGTGTCAGAGATTTGCTTCTGCGAGTTGAGAATCAGCTGTCCAGCTGTGAGGCTGAGAAGAAGGTGCTAGAGACTCGTGCAGGTGAGATTTGTAAGGATATGTTGAGGTCCCAAAAGAGTTTGCAGACTCTTTCCGAGGCAATGAAACTTTGTCTGAGAAGGGAACAAGAGCGAAATGCAGCCAAGGCAGCCTTAGAGATGGCAAGACTTGAGCTTGGGATGTGA